One Rissa tridactyla isolate bRisTri1 chromosome 1, bRisTri1.patW.cur.20221130, whole genome shotgun sequence DNA segment encodes these proteins:
- the CDC42EP1 gene encoding cdc42 effector protein 1, translated as MSLGKLPVLSWVSGSHGKRRLKSELTPDMISPPLGDFRHTMHVGRGGDVFGDTSFLSNHGGADTAKANNFFTRTLRHVRRTPLRSRGSRGQGGSSPAPPAISPIIKNAVSLPQLNEGMYDGSSGRGLTSKFSFKSASNSFSKTHQAYGLESGFCTIPRVPRLEKAQESTFPGEEELTRSDSLLSFRLDLGPSLMSELLQVMSFSETNGSEAGEDGPDLLCGEGTKDGVPPASAASYGEDKATSSFWDRSGQSSLSGASSLPGLSVRANGEAHTIEGAGEDSAWASGLGAAPRGTPWQGHWNDCTIEAGEFDRAAQVLARHYGGTSTPRNSEKGEGPWQARTQTLWESPSSSSWRSQVTGETRSPEATWNQGEEEEEEAELSSLQEGYAGARGGHGNSFEYADDEEDDEVKV; from the exons ATGAGCCTGGGGAAGCTGCCGGTGCTCAGCTGGGTGTCAGGCTCCCATGGCAAGCGGCGGCTGAAGTCGGAGCTGACGCCGGACATGATCAGCCCACCGCTGGGGGACTTTCGGCACACCATGCACGTGGGGCGCGGGGGCGACGTCTTTGGGGACACCTCCTTCCTCAGCAACCACGGCGGCGCCGACACGGCCAAAGCCAACAACTTCTTCACCCGGACGCTGCGGCACGTCCGCCGGACGCCGCTGAGGAGCCGGGGCAGCAGGGGCCAAGGAGGATCATCACCTGCCCCCCCAGCCATCTCGCCCATCATCAAGAACGCTGTCTCACTGCCCCAGCTCAATGAGGGGATGTACGATGGCAGCAGTGGCCGGGGCTTGACCAGCAAGTTCTCCTTCAAAAGTGCCTCCAACAGCTTCTCCAAAACGCACCAGGCCTACG GGCTGGAGTCTGGGTTTTGCACCATCCCTCGTGTCCCCCGCTTGGAAAAGGCCCAAGAGAGCACCTTCCCTGGGGAAGAAGAGCTGACGCGCTCAgactcccttctctccttccGCCTGGACCTGGGGCCCTCCCTGATGAGCGAGCTCCTCCAGGTGATGAGTTTCTCTGAAACCAACGGGAGCGAGGCGGGGGAGGATGGCCCAGACCTTCTGTGCGGTGAGGGGACCAAGGATGGGGTCCCTCCAGCATCAGCTGCATCCTACGGAGAGGACAAGGCAACGTCCAGCTTCTGGGACCGCTCTGGGCAGAGCAGCCTGTCGGGGGCCAGCTCGCTGCCGGGACTGTCGGTCCGTGCCAACGGTGAGGCACACACCATCGAAGGTGCTGGAGAGGACTCTGCCTGGGCttcggggctgggggcagcgcccAGAGGGACCCCATGGCAGGGGCACTGGAACGACTGCACCATCGAGGCGGGAGAGTTTGATCGGGCGGCCCAGGTCCTGGCCCGCCACTATGGTGGGACCAGCACCCCACGAAACTCGGAGAAGGGCGAGGGTCCCTGGCAGGCCCGGACGCAGACCCTGTGggagagccccagcagcagctcgtGGCGGTCGCAAGTGACAGGGGAGACGCGGTCCCCCGAGGCCACCTGGAACcaaggcgaggaggaggaggaggaagccgagCTCTCCAGCCTGCAGGAGGGGTATGCTGGTGCCCGGGGCGGGCACGGCAATTCCTTCGAGTACGCTGATGATGAGGAAGATGATGAAGTCAAGGTGTGA
- the LGALS2 gene encoding galectin-2 isoform X2 has protein sequence MKTGDTLKIKGKISEDTDGFCINLGCRSTDLALHLNPRFNESVIVCNSRCSSAWQEEHRDNLCFSKGSTIKITIEMLADKFQVKLPDGHEVEFPNRHCYDKISYMSVKGGFRVTSFKLD, from the exons ATGAAGACTGGGGACACCCTGAAGATCAAGGGCAAGATATCTGAAGATACTGATGG CTTCTGCATCAATCTCGGATGCAGGTCCACAGATCTGGCACTTCACTTAAATCCCCGCTTCAACGAGTCTGTCATTGTCTGCAACTCCAGGTGCTCCAGTGCCTGGCAGGAAGAGCATCGTGATAACCTCTGTTTCTCCAAGGGCTCCACTATCAAG ATCACCATTGAAATGCTGGCAGACAAATTCCAGGTGAAACTACCAGATGGGCATGAAGTGGAGTTCCCCAACCGGCACTGCTACGACAAGATCAGCTACATGAGCGTCAAGGGAGGCTTCAGGGTCACCTCCTTCAAGCTGGACTGA
- the LGALS2 gene encoding galectin-2 isoform X1, with protein sequence MSEKFEIFNLDMKTGDTLKIKGKISEDTDGFCINLGCRSTDLALHLNPRFNESVIVCNSRCSSAWQEEHRDNLCFSKGSTIKITIEMLADKFQVKLPDGHEVEFPNRHCYDKISYMSVKGGFRVTSFKLD encoded by the exons ATGTCT GAAAAATTTGAAATCTTCAACCTGGATATGAAGACTGGGGACACCCTGAAGATCAAGGGCAAGATATCTGAAGATACTGATGG CTTCTGCATCAATCTCGGATGCAGGTCCACAGATCTGGCACTTCACTTAAATCCCCGCTTCAACGAGTCTGTCATTGTCTGCAACTCCAGGTGCTCCAGTGCCTGGCAGGAAGAGCATCGTGATAACCTCTGTTTCTCCAAGGGCTCCACTATCAAG ATCACCATTGAAATGCTGGCAGACAAATTCCAGGTGAAACTACCAGATGGGCATGAAGTGGAGTTCCCCAACCGGCACTGCTACGACAAGATCAGCTACATGAGCGTCAAGGGAGGCTTCAGGGTCACCTCCTTCAAGCTGGACTGA